The window ATCGCGACCTGTCGGGCGCGAAGACCGGCACGAACGGACGGCACCCCCTGCCGGACCGCGCCGCGCTGGTCGCGGCGCTGGCCGCGCAGGGCCTGAACCAGAATCAGCAGATCGTCGCGTACGACGCACAGGGCGGCGGTTATGCGGCGCGCCTTTGGTGGCTGCTGCGCTGGCTCGGCCACGACTCGGCAGCGGTGCTCGATGGCGGTTTGCAGGCATGGCAGGCCGCCGGGTTCGCGCTCGATACGCAGACGCCCGCCAAGGCGGCAGGCAATTTCAAGGCAGCCGCCCCGCTCGTCGCAACCGTCGATGCCCAAGCCGTGCTGCGCAACCTGTCGGCACCCGATCGCGTCGTGGTCGACGCGCGCTCGCCGGATCGCTATCGCGGCGAGAACGAGACGATCGACCCTGTCGGCGGCCACATTCCGGGGGCCCGGAACCGCTATTACATGGACAACCTCACGGGGGACGGGCGCTTCAAGTCCGCACACTCGCTGCGCGAAGACTTCAGCGCCGTATTGAGCGGAAAGTTGCCCGAGCAGGTGATGCTGCAATGCGGGTCGGGCGTGACGGCGTGCCACAACGCGCTGGCGATGGAGATCGCCGGATTGCACGGCGCCGCGCTGTATCCAGGATCGTGGAGCGAATGGTGCGCGGACCCGTCGCGTCCTGTTGCGACGGGCGCGAATCCGTAGGCAACGCATGCGCGTTCGTACGGCAGGCCCGCGCGGCGCCTGCTGGCACGACATCGCGTCAGGCGACCCCGTGCTCCTTGAGCCACGCTAGGGCACGGCGCCAGCTATCTTCGGCGTCCGCCTTGCGGTAGCTCGGCCGATAGTCCGCAAAGAACGCGTGCCCCGCGTCGCCGTAGACGACGAACTGCGAGCCGCGCGCCACCATCGGGCCTTGCGCGATCAGCGCCTTCATTTGCTCGAGCGTGTCCTGCGGGATGCTCTTGTCCTGCTCGCCATAGAAGCCGAGCACCGGCGCATGCAGGTCCGCCACCCGATCGATCGGGTTCACCGGAGTCATCGGGCCATGCTCGCCGGCCACGCGCCCGTACCATGCGACCACCGCCTTCAGGCGCGGGTTGTGTTCCGCGAAGAGCCACGCCTGGCGACCGCCCCAGCAGTAACCGACCGCGCCCAGCCGATGCAAATCTCCGCCGTGCTCGCCGGCCCATTGAACGGCCGCATCGAGATCGGCCATGACCGTTGCATCGGAGACCTTGCTGACCACCTCTTCGTCGAGTTGCTGGATCGTCGGATAAGCAGACGGATCGCCTTCGCGCGAATAAAGGTTCGGCGCGATCGCGAGATAGCCGAGCTTGGCAAAGCGCCGGCAGACGTCGGCGATATGCTCGTGCACGGCGAAAATCTCGTGGATCACGATGATCACCGGCAGATGCGTCTTGCCCGCCGGCTGCGCGCGATACGCGGGAATGAGATCGCCGCCCGAATGGAAGCCGATCTCGTCCGCTTCGAGCCCGACGCTATCGGTATGGATGGTCTGCGCGGAGACCGGCAGCACGCACGCTGCAAAGCCGCTGCCGAGCGCGGCTTTGATGAACGTGCGGCGGTCGAACGGAACATGCGGGATCAGGCTGTCGATTTCGGGCTTCAGCATACGGCGCTCCTTGTTTTGGCCGCTGCCTGAGCTGAGCACAACGGCGGGCGGAATTCGACCGGAACGGCACGGGCCGCACGATGGCGGCCCCGCCGGGACACGCAGCCGTTGCTGCGTTCGATCGATTCTAGCGACGCATGGCTTCATCTACCTTGCTGCGCCCTTTGCAGGAGCCTTTCCCGCCTTTCGAGCCTTCGGTCAGGTCAATGCAGCTTCACGCGCGGCAGCGTGGTACGCCGCAGCCAATGCGCGAACGTATCGAGCATCATTCGCGGATAGCCGTGCAGCGCCGCAATATGCAGCCGGTACAGGGACATGTACATGAAGCGCGCAAAGAGACCTTCGATCAGCATGTTTCCGCCGATCAGCCCGCCCATCAAATTGCCGACCGCGCTCCAATGCCCGAGCGACACGAGCGAGCCGAAGTCGCGATACGTGAACTCCGCAAGCGGCCGGCCCTCCATCCGGTTCACAAGCGACTTCAACAGAAAGCTCGCCTGCTGATGCGCCGCTTGCGCGCGCGGCGGCACGTTGCGCTCATTGCCGGGCCATTGGCAGGCGGCGCAATCGCCGAGCGCGAAGATGTCGTCGTCGTTGACGGTCTGCAGCGTACGGCGGACTTCGAGCTGCCCCAGCCGGTTCACCGTGAGCCCGTCGAGCTTTGACAGCACCGGCGGCGCCTTGATGCCCGCCGCCCAGACCGTCAGGTCGGCGCGCACCGTCTTGCCGCTCGCGGTCCGCACCAGACCGGGCGCGACTTCGGCGACCGTCTCGCCGAGCATGAGCTTCACGCCGAGCTTGGTCAGCAGCTCGGCCGTCGCGCCGGAGACGCGCTCCGTCAGCGCGGGAAGAATGCGCTGCCCCGCCTCGATCAGCACGATGCCGACGTCGTGCCGCGGATCGAGCTTGTGCAGCCCATAGGCCGACAGCACCTGCGCGGTGTTGCGCAATTCCGCAGACAATTCGACCCCCGTCGCGCCGCCGCCGACGATCGCCACCTGAATGCGCGCTTCGTTATCGGGCGACATGCCGTCGCCGCACTCGACGCGCGCGTACTCCTGATGTTCGGCGCGCATGCAGGCCGCGATCAGACGCTTGCGGAAACGCTCGGCCTGATGGACCGTATCGAGCGCGATCGAATGTTCCGGCGCGCCTTGCACGCCGAAGAAATGCGTCGTACTGCCGATCGCGATCACGAGCGTGTCGTAGGCGAGTTCGCGCTCGGGCAGCAATTCGGCGCCGTCGTCGTCGAGGACCGGCGCGAGCCTGATCTTTTTAGCCTTGCGATCGAGCCCGGCCAGCCCGCCCTGCTGAAACTCGAAGCCGTGCCAGCGCGCCTGCGCCGCGTATTCGAGCTCCTGCGTGAAGGGGTCCATGCTGCCGGCCGCGACCTCGTGCAGCAAGGGCTTCCAGATATGCGTCGGATAGCGGTCGACGAGCGTCACCAAGGCGCGGGCCTCGCCATTCTTCTTTTTGCCGTAGCGATCGCCAAGCCGCGTCGCCAGCTCAAGTCCCCCAGCGCCTCCCCCAACGACGATGAAACGATGCATTGACACTCTCCGTGGTTGCCATTCGGTTGTGCGAATTTAACAGGCCGAAAAAACGTACGGCCCGGATAGGCCATTGTCAGGGTGGGATCGTTTCCAGAACAAGTCGCCGCGCCACATGTGTGTCATGCGCGCGACGCTATAGACTTGTTCGAGCGTGAACACCGCGTCGAAACACTAACATTCATTTCTGTCCAGATTTCCTGCAGCAGATCACGGCACCGCAGGGCTCGGCGCGCCAGTCGTCGAGCGTGTCGGCCGCGCGCATTGCATGCCGCCGGCGGCCGTTCGCCGAATCGGTTGCTGAAAACGCGCAATTCGACGGAATCGGCTGTGCTCGACGCCGAAATCGACGTCAACGGCCATTTTGACTTCCGATAATGGTTTGGAACGCAACGGCGACCGCATGGCCTGTCATGCCGGTCGCGACCCAACACCATGGAGGAGTCCAGATGCAATTCACGCAAGCGATCGTTCGCCGTCCTAGCGCATCGTGCGCCGCGGGCCTGACCACCGCACAGCTCGGCGCGCCGGAATACGACAAGACGCTGACGCAGTTTCACACGTACTGCGAGACGCTCTGCAAGCTCGGTGTCGAGCTGACCGAGCTGCCGCCGCTCGATGCTTTCCCGGATTCGCACTTCGTCGAGGATGTCGCGGTCGTGACGCCGGAATTCGCGGTTATCACGCGTCCCGGCGCGCCCGCACGGCGCGGTGAAACCGCGGCGATCGAAGCGCCGCTCGCCGCGCATCGCGAGCTGCTGCCGATGCGCGACGGCCGTCTCGACGGCGGCGACGTGATGCAGGTCGGCAAACGCTTCTTCATCGGCGTGACTAGCCGCACCGACGTCGACGGCATCGCGGCATTCGAAGCGCTCGTGTCGCCGTACGGGTACTCGGTGGTCGCCGTACCGGTCGGCGAGGGCCTGCACCTGAAATCGGTCGTCAACTATCTCGGCGACGACACGCTGCTCGTGAACGAAGCGCTGGCCGCGCATGCCGCATTCGCCGCGTTTCGCCGGATCGCAATCGAGCCGGCCGACGAATATGCGGGCAACACGCTGCGCGTCAACGATGCGTTCATCACGCCCGCCGGCTATCC is drawn from Trinickia violacea and contains these coding sequences:
- a CDS encoding NAD(P)/FAD-dependent oxidoreductase, which codes for MHRFIVVGGGAGGLELATRLGDRYGKKKNGEARALVTLVDRYPTHIWKPLLHEVAAGSMDPFTQELEYAAQARWHGFEFQQGGLAGLDRKAKKIRLAPVLDDDGAELLPERELAYDTLVIAIGSTTHFFGVQGAPEHSIALDTVHQAERFRKRLIAACMRAEHQEYARVECGDGMSPDNEARIQVAIVGGGATGVELSAELRNTAQVLSAYGLHKLDPRHDVGIVLIEAGQRILPALTERVSGATAELLTKLGVKLMLGETVAEVAPGLVRTASGKTVRADLTVWAAGIKAPPVLSKLDGLTVNRLGQLEVRRTLQTVNDDDIFALGDCAACQWPGNERNVPPRAQAAHQQASFLLKSLVNRMEGRPLAEFTYRDFGSLVSLGHWSAVGNLMGGLIGGNMLIEGLFARFMYMSLYRLHIAALHGYPRMMLDTFAHWLRRTTLPRVKLH
- a CDS encoding sulfurtransferase; this encodes MPHTHYTTLISAANLAERIANAPGSVLVFDCSFSLADTGAGEQAYAAGHIPGAHYLHLDRDLSGAKTGTNGRHPLPDRAALVAALAAQGLNQNQQIVAYDAQGGGYAARLWWLLRWLGHDSAAVLDGGLQAWQAAGFALDTQTPAKAAGNFKAAAPLVATVDAQAVLRNLSAPDRVVVDARSPDRYRGENETIDPVGGHIPGARNRYYMDNLTGDGRFKSAHSLREDFSAVLSGKLPEQVMLQCGSGVTACHNALAMEIAGLHGAALYPGSWSEWCADPSRPVATGANP
- a CDS encoding dienelactone hydrolase family protein, producing MLKPEIDSLIPHVPFDRRTFIKAALGSGFAACVLPVSAQTIHTDSVGLEADEIGFHSGGDLIPAYRAQPAGKTHLPVIIVIHEIFAVHEHIADVCRRFAKLGYLAIAPNLYSREGDPSAYPTIQQLDEEVVSKVSDATVMADLDAAVQWAGEHGGDLHRLGAVGYCWGGRQAWLFAEHNPRLKAVVAWYGRVAGEHGPMTPVNPIDRVADLHAPVLGFYGEQDKSIPQDTLEQMKALIAQGPMVARGSQFVVYGDAGHAFFADYRPSYRKADAEDSWRRALAWLKEHGVA
- a CDS encoding amidinotransferase, with the protein product MQFTQAIVRRPSASCAAGLTTAQLGAPEYDKTLTQFHTYCETLCKLGVELTELPPLDAFPDSHFVEDVAVVTPEFAVITRPGAPARRGETAAIEAPLAAHRELLPMRDGRLDGGDVMQVGKRFFIGVTSRTDVDGIAAFEALVSPYGYSVVAVPVGEGLHLKSVVNYLGDDTLLVNEALAAHAAFAAFRRIAIEPADEYAGNTLRVNDAFITPAGYPRVHERVDMLGLPLHVIDTSEFRKMDGGLTCLSLRF